One Corallococcus exiguus DNA segment encodes these proteins:
- a CDS encoding mevalonate kinase family protein: MDRALSAPGKLFISGEYAVLWGGVSRLAAVAPRTAAYVRRRQDSRVHICLEEGTLQGLTTPRGVKWDREVPAGFSFVARTLDEALRAHGRASVGFDVAVAPGALGPGGHKLGIGGSASATVLAAEAARFVLEEKFDVLKLALTAHTLGQGGKGSGGDVATSFAGGAVRYRRYDITALADAANTGRFNAALAESPPVDLWRMPVPRVSMLYAFTGESASTKLLIGQVEARLADAGRRAFVERSDALGHTIEDGLGGGDFRAFSEAVKAQHALLLELGPLETEGMRRVLAIAASYHCAGKLSGAGGGDGCILFAPDAQAREALREGLESRGFLTLTLDVEQGVRGEAQADARLRGWVDALT, from the coding sequence ATGGATCGAGCGCTCTCCGCCCCGGGCAAGCTGTTCATCTCTGGCGAGTACGCCGTGCTGTGGGGCGGCGTGTCCCGCCTCGCGGCCGTGGCGCCGCGCACTGCCGCCTATGTGCGCAGGCGTCAGGACTCGCGCGTGCACATCTGCCTGGAGGAGGGGACGCTCCAGGGGCTCACCACGCCTCGCGGCGTGAAGTGGGACCGTGAAGTGCCCGCCGGCTTCTCCTTCGTCGCCCGCACGCTGGATGAAGCCCTGCGCGCGCACGGCCGCGCGAGCGTGGGCTTCGACGTGGCGGTGGCTCCGGGCGCGCTCGGCCCGGGCGGTCACAAGCTGGGCATCGGGGGCAGCGCGTCCGCGACGGTGCTCGCCGCGGAGGCCGCGCGCTTCGTGCTGGAGGAGAAGTTCGACGTCCTGAAGCTCGCCCTCACCGCGCACACGCTGGGGCAGGGCGGCAAGGGCAGCGGCGGCGACGTGGCCACGAGCTTCGCTGGCGGTGCCGTGCGCTACCGTCGCTATGACATCACCGCGCTCGCGGACGCGGCCAACACCGGCCGCTTCAACGCCGCGCTCGCGGAGTCCCCTCCAGTGGACCTCTGGCGCATGCCCGTGCCGCGCGTGTCCATGCTCTACGCCTTCACCGGCGAGAGCGCGTCGACGAAGCTCCTCATCGGCCAGGTGGAGGCCCGCCTCGCGGACGCCGGGCGCAGGGCCTTCGTGGAGCGCTCGGACGCGTTGGGCCACACGATTGAAGACGGCCTGGGCGGCGGCGACTTCCGTGCCTTCTCCGAAGCCGTGAAGGCCCAGCACGCGCTGCTGCTGGAGCTGGGCCCGCTGGAGACCGAAGGCATGCGCCGCGTGCTGGCCATCGCCGCGTCCTACCACTGCGCGGGCAAGCTCTCCGGCGCGGGCGGCGGTGACGGCTGCATCCTCTTCGCCCCGGATGCACAGGCGCGCGAAGCGCTGCGCGAGGGCCTGGAGTCGCGCGGCTTCCTCACGCTGACGCTCGACGTGGAACAGGGCGTTCGCGGCGAAGCACAGGCGGATGCGCGGCTTCGCGGCTGGGTGGACGCGCTCACGTGA
- the fni gene encoding type 2 isopentenyl-diphosphate Delta-isomerase, whose translation MGDETTAKRKDAHLDLCATGDVEPAQNSTLLECVHLIHCAMPEMAVEDVDLSTPFLGKRLQAPLLVTGMTGGTDRAGAVNRDLALLAERHGLAFGVGSQRAMAEDNARAASYAVRDVAPTVALLGNIGLYQAIGLGVDGVRRLMDAIGADGMALHLNAGQELTQPEGDRDFRGGYRVVEELARAMGDRLMVKETGCGIGPDVARRLVELGVRNVDVSGLGGTSWVRVEQLRAVGSQAQVGAEFSGWGIPTAAAIASVRKAVGPEVRLVASGGVRGGLESAKVLALGADLAGMALPLFRAQQQGGLPAAEDALKVILTSLRQALVLTGSRSVAQLRQRPRVVTGALKDWLAAL comes from the coding sequence ATGGGCGACGAGACGACAGCCAAGCGGAAGGATGCCCACCTCGACCTGTGCGCGACCGGCGATGTGGAACCGGCACAGAACTCCACGCTGTTGGAGTGCGTGCACCTCATCCACTGCGCCATGCCGGAGATGGCGGTGGAGGATGTGGACCTGTCCACGCCGTTCCTGGGCAAGCGCCTCCAGGCCCCGCTCCTCGTCACCGGAATGACGGGTGGCACGGACCGCGCGGGCGCGGTGAACCGGGACCTGGCGCTGCTCGCGGAGCGGCACGGCCTGGCCTTCGGCGTGGGCAGCCAGCGCGCCATGGCGGAGGACAACGCGCGCGCGGCGTCGTACGCGGTGCGCGACGTGGCGCCCACGGTGGCGCTCCTGGGCAACATCGGGCTGTACCAGGCCATCGGGTTGGGTGTGGATGGCGTGCGGCGGTTGATGGACGCCATTGGCGCGGACGGCATGGCGCTGCACCTCAACGCGGGCCAGGAGCTGACGCAGCCGGAAGGCGACCGCGACTTCCGCGGCGGCTACCGCGTGGTGGAGGAACTGGCACGTGCGATGGGCGACCGGCTGATGGTGAAGGAGACCGGGTGCGGCATCGGCCCGGACGTGGCGCGGCGCCTGGTGGAACTGGGCGTGCGCAACGTGGACGTCTCCGGGCTGGGCGGCACGTCATGGGTGCGCGTGGAGCAGCTTCGCGCGGTGGGTTCGCAGGCGCAGGTGGGTGCGGAGTTCAGCGGCTGGGGCATCCCCACCGCGGCGGCCATCGCCAGCGTGCGCAAGGCGGTGGGGCCTGAGGTCCGGCTCGTGGCCAGCGGCGGTGTGCGCGGCGGGCTGGAGTCCGCGAAGGTGCTCGCGTTGGGCGCGGACCTGGCGGGCATGGCGCTGCCGCTGTTCCGGGCGCAGCAGCAGGGCGGGCTGCCGGCCGCGGAGGATGCGCTGAAGGTCATCCTCACGAGCCTGCGGCAGGCGCTGGTGCTGACGGGCAGCCGCTCCGTCGCTCAGCTGCGGCAGCGGCCTCGTGTGGTGACCGGCGCGTTGAAGGATTGGTTGGCGGCATTGTGA
- the omp85 gene encoding Omp85 family outer membrane protein, protein MLAPVVFLFFMLLSLSAVAASRTAPGLSPVKRTPTMDGIALPLLSFSSDQGFGYGAVGGMYLYGDGSKAPYAHALSAQVFFTARGAMNHYLRYDGPQLLGPLRLEGRLEYRQEKSSPFFGAGNLSAPDFRGDVDDQRYNYDKGSPGLWVRLRGRPFGENHPFQSYVGYGWRYTRVSPYETSILAQERPIGIEGGPSGQLLAGALWDTRDDEADPTSGGVEEVALRVSGLATFSRYQYAGVTLSERRYIRITPRLVFAQRLTLDMLFGEVPFFEWMTTGGVNVSEGIGGMSSVRGIERNRFAGNVKAFSNSELRFQAARMSFFGQPLALGTVVFLDLGRVWHPGVTDGKWHEWHPGIGGGLRFSRRAAVVRMDYARSTETGRQRFYITFGHMF, encoded by the coding sequence ATGCTGGCTCCAGTCGTCTTCCTGTTCTTCATGCTGCTGTCACTGAGTGCCGTGGCGGCCAGCCGCACGGCGCCCGGGCTCTCGCCCGTGAAGCGAACGCCTACGATGGACGGCATCGCGCTGCCGCTCCTGTCCTTCAGCTCGGATCAGGGCTTCGGCTACGGCGCTGTCGGCGGCATGTACCTCTATGGCGACGGCAGCAAGGCGCCCTACGCACATGCCCTGTCCGCGCAGGTGTTCTTCACCGCGCGCGGCGCCATGAATCATTACCTCCGTTACGACGGGCCGCAGTTGCTGGGGCCCCTGCGTTTGGAGGGACGGCTGGAGTACCGCCAGGAGAAGAGCAGCCCCTTCTTCGGCGCGGGCAACCTGTCCGCCCCGGACTTCCGGGGTGACGTGGACGACCAGCGGTACAACTACGACAAGGGCTCGCCGGGCCTCTGGGTGCGTCTGCGCGGGCGGCCGTTCGGTGAGAATCACCCGTTCCAGTCGTACGTGGGCTACGGCTGGCGCTACACGCGCGTGTCACCCTACGAGACGTCCATCCTGGCGCAGGAGCGCCCCATCGGCATCGAGGGCGGGCCCAGCGGGCAGCTGCTCGCGGGCGCGCTCTGGGACACGCGCGATGACGAGGCCGACCCGACGTCAGGCGGCGTGGAGGAGGTGGCGCTGCGCGTGTCGGGCCTGGCCACCTTCAGCCGCTACCAGTACGCGGGCGTGACGCTGAGCGAGCGCCGCTACATCCGCATCACCCCGCGGCTCGTCTTCGCGCAGCGGCTCACGCTGGACATGCTCTTCGGGGAGGTGCCGTTCTTCGAGTGGATGACCACGGGCGGCGTCAACGTGTCCGAGGGCATTGGCGGCATGAGCAGCGTGCGCGGCATCGAGCGCAACCGCTTCGCCGGCAACGTGAAGGCGTTCAGCAACTCCGAGCTGCGCTTCCAGGCGGCGCGGATGTCCTTCTTCGGGCAGCCGCTGGCGCTGGGCACGGTGGTGTTCCTGGACCTGGGCCGCGTGTGGCATCCGGGTGTGACGGACGGCAAGTGGCATGAGTGGCACCCGGGCATCGGCGGCGGCCTGCGCTTCTCGCGCCGCGCGGCCGTGGTGCGCATGGACTACGCGCGCTCCACCGAGACGGGCCGTCAGCGCTTCTACATCACGTTCGGTCACATGTTCTAA
- a CDS encoding alkaline phosphatase family protein produces the protein MPKALLDEAIVTGRMPFVSQLVRSGAYHLENAFWGAPTSTPFFQAGLLYGLRHPNLPGYSWYDRALGRKVQMNTPGDAMAIDARLRGHGRTSLLDHGGHTYFSLFHAGATNRMCMSTLSSFKLMARSFAYEMQGLGSARTRGAWDFLRSFGMESWHAVREVRQWARQVNDWRHEQGFLLSRILLQRLGWSFAYTKSLVDMVRGVPLIYLVYGNYDEVAHRRGPRSELAMQELHRVDASLAELFAVARAAPEPYDVILLSDHGHVDSLPLEQRQGRRLEAVLFEGEVPELRADVRRGLLDGRQAPAPDSAAREPFIPVVVEAGNFAHIYLSGRPAPLEARELLSLHPEVLARATHNPDIGMVAMRRGTEAVVVMGGGVYGLEDLDRAPLTTEYSKRAVADFLQGLPRMDTAGDLVLFGEAVRKGGTVGFAWEFGSHGGLTRVESDSLVMWPANGPVDLSGLSHCARLHERLAEAYLDTGSPRILH, from the coding sequence GTGCCCAAGGCGCTCCTCGACGAGGCCATTGTCACAGGGCGCATGCCCTTTGTTTCACAGCTGGTCCGCTCTGGCGCGTATCACCTGGAGAACGCATTCTGGGGAGCGCCCACGTCCACGCCGTTCTTCCAGGCGGGGCTGCTCTACGGGCTGCGGCATCCGAACCTGCCGGGCTACAGCTGGTACGACCGGGCGCTCGGCCGCAAGGTGCAGATGAATACCCCGGGCGACGCGATGGCCATTGACGCGCGCCTGCGCGGACACGGCCGCACGAGCCTGTTGGACCACGGCGGCCACACGTACTTCTCGCTCTTCCACGCGGGCGCCACGAACCGCATGTGCATGAGCACGCTGTCGAGCTTCAAGCTGATGGCGCGCTCGTTCGCGTACGAGATGCAGGGCCTGGGTTCGGCGCGCACGAGGGGTGCGTGGGACTTCCTGCGTTCCTTCGGCATGGAGTCCTGGCACGCCGTGCGCGAGGTGCGCCAGTGGGCGCGCCAGGTCAACGACTGGCGCCACGAGCAGGGTTTCCTCCTGAGCCGCATCCTCCTCCAGCGGTTGGGCTGGAGCTTCGCGTACACCAAGTCGCTGGTGGACATGGTGCGCGGCGTGCCGCTCATCTATCTGGTGTACGGCAACTACGATGAAGTGGCGCACCGCCGCGGTCCGCGCTCGGAGCTGGCGATGCAGGAACTCCACCGTGTCGACGCGTCACTGGCGGAGCTGTTTGCCGTGGCCCGCGCCGCGCCGGAGCCCTACGACGTCATCCTCCTGTCGGATCACGGCCACGTGGACAGCCTGCCCCTGGAGCAGCGCCAGGGCCGGCGCCTGGAGGCCGTCCTCTTCGAAGGCGAGGTGCCCGAGCTGCGCGCCGACGTGCGCCGCGGCCTGCTGGATGGGCGCCAGGCTCCAGCCCCGGACAGCGCCGCGCGCGAGCCCTTCATCCCGGTGGTGGTGGAGGCCGGTAACTTCGCGCACATCTACCTGAGCGGTCGTCCCGCGCCGCTGGAGGCGCGTGAACTGCTGTCGCTGCATCCGGAGGTGCTGGCGCGGGCCACCCACAACCCGGACATCGGCATGGTGGCGATGCGCCGGGGCACCGAGGCGGTGGTGGTGATGGGCGGAGGCGTCTACGGCCTGGAGGACCTGGACCGTGCGCCGCTCACCACCGAGTACAGCAAGCGCGCCGTGGCGGACTTCCTCCAGGGACTGCCGCGCATGGACACCGCGGGGGACCTGGTCCTCTTCGGTGAAGCCGTGCGGAAGGGCGGCACGGTGGGCTTCGCGTGGGAGTTCGGCTCGCACGGCGGCTTGACGCGCGTGGAGTCCGACAGCCTGGTGATGTGGCCCGCGAACGGCCCGGTGGACCTGTCTGGCCTGAGCCACTGCGCGCGGTTGCACGAGCGCCTGGCGGAGGCCTACCTGGACACCGGCTCACCGCGGATTCTCCATTGA
- a CDS encoding lysylphosphatidylglycerol synthase transmembrane domain-containing protein encodes MRLPNAGGRTWLRVLGGVVGLVLSLLLLSTAFFKWNLSGSGDLLTPRFPLDKFVRDLPGHLVWLVPFMLLQASLVPLRAVQWQATLRKHIPFKDRFQMVGIGVFVHNALPGKLGEVTRSFLLSRTHNIPFIRSLGSVGVCKLMEFACLMLLVALSFLGPFGETMAHFRTELHVALSLCIGLVALVVLLAHWAAPLGRWLHQRHTMPRVDSFLNHVGEGLGTARSFKGMAKVFFFSIFPVFASALAYGLALHGVHIPGGLFAGAVVLGAISLGQSLPGVPAGMGIYYFVTSWAARALGSNPEDAAAFATLTHLGTVISQVAVGAWCVHRSKLRIRDLRKGGRLANAAAHHVAHEAVEPAPP; translated from the coding sequence ATGCGGCTTCCCAACGCCGGCGGACGCACGTGGCTCAGGGTGCTGGGCGGAGTGGTGGGACTCGTCCTGTCCCTGCTCCTGCTCTCCACCGCGTTCTTCAAGTGGAACCTGAGCGGATCCGGGGACCTGCTGACGCCGCGCTTCCCGCTGGACAAGTTCGTCCGCGACCTGCCGGGACACCTGGTGTGGCTGGTGCCGTTCATGCTCCTGCAGGCGTCGCTGGTGCCGCTGCGGGCGGTGCAGTGGCAGGCCACGCTGCGCAAGCACATCCCGTTCAAGGACCGCTTCCAGATGGTGGGCATTGGCGTGTTCGTGCACAACGCGCTGCCGGGAAAGTTGGGGGAGGTGACGCGCTCCTTCCTCCTGTCGCGCACGCACAACATCCCCTTCATCCGGAGCCTGGGCTCCGTGGGCGTGTGCAAGCTGATGGAGTTCGCCTGTCTGATGCTGCTGGTGGCCCTGTCCTTCCTGGGCCCCTTCGGCGAGACCATGGCCCACTTCCGGACGGAGCTGCACGTGGCGCTGTCGCTGTGCATCGGCCTGGTGGCGCTGGTGGTGCTGCTGGCCCACTGGGCGGCGCCCCTGGGCCGCTGGCTGCACCAGCGTCACACCATGCCCCGCGTGGACAGCTTCCTGAATCACGTGGGGGAGGGACTGGGCACCGCGCGCTCCTTCAAGGGCATGGCGAAGGTGTTCTTCTTCTCCATCTTCCCGGTGTTCGCCTCCGCGCTGGCGTATGGCCTGGCGCTGCACGGCGTGCACATCCCCGGGGGCCTCTTCGCGGGCGCCGTCGTGCTGGGCGCCATCTCCCTGGGGCAGTCGCTGCCGGGCGTCCCGGCGGGCATGGGCATCTACTACTTCGTCACCAGCTGGGCGGCGCGCGCGCTGGGCTCCAACCCGGAGGACGCGGCGGCCTTCGCCACGCTCACCCACCTGGGCACCGTCATCAGCCAGGTGGCCGTGGGCGCCTGGTGCGTGCACCGTTCCAAGCTGCGGATCCGCGACCTGCGCAAGGGCGGTCGGCTGGCCAACGCCGCCGCGCACCACGTGGCGCATGAAGCGGTGGAACCCGCGCCGCCCTGA
- the mvk gene encoding mevalonate kinase: MNPLVAFGAGKVILLGEHSVVYGYPAIAGPLTIGVVARGGPSRSCVLDVPVTADAAQKRMMRKAFARAAKLVGEPKVKVTLEPQLPLSAGLGSSAALAVATSRVLLQAAGQAPTAKATARLAWEMEQEFHGTPSGVDHTTSAEEKLILYRRVQAPAGVTGRARELKSPRPVSVVVALAGARSPTKLTVGALRERQARWPERYKRLFGQVGRLVTEAAKTVEAGDLEGLGDAMNVNQGLLNALGLSSPALEDMVFRLRSLGALGAKFTGAGGDGGAVIGLFPEPEPVVAQLTRDGVRCFASQLAGPRVQGDIP, from the coding sequence ATGAATCCCCTGGTCGCCTTTGGTGCTGGCAAGGTCATCCTGCTGGGCGAGCACAGCGTGGTGTACGGCTACCCCGCCATCGCCGGTCCCCTGACCATCGGCGTGGTGGCGCGCGGTGGGCCTTCGCGCTCGTGCGTGCTGGACGTGCCGGTGACGGCGGACGCGGCGCAGAAGCGGATGATGCGCAAGGCCTTCGCGCGCGCGGCGAAGCTCGTGGGCGAGCCGAAGGTGAAGGTCACGCTGGAGCCGCAGTTGCCGCTGTCCGCCGGGCTGGGCAGCTCCGCGGCGCTGGCGGTGGCCACGTCGCGCGTGCTGTTGCAGGCGGCGGGGCAGGCGCCCACGGCGAAGGCGACGGCGCGGCTGGCGTGGGAGATGGAGCAGGAGTTCCACGGCACGCCGTCGGGCGTGGACCACACCACGAGCGCGGAGGAGAAGCTCATCCTCTACCGGCGGGTGCAGGCGCCGGCGGGCGTCACGGGCCGCGCGCGCGAGCTGAAGAGTCCGCGGCCGGTGTCGGTGGTGGTGGCGCTGGCGGGCGCGCGCAGTCCCACGAAGCTGACGGTGGGGGCGCTGCGCGAGCGGCAGGCGCGGTGGCCGGAGCGCTACAAGCGGCTCTTCGGTCAGGTGGGGAGGCTCGTCACCGAGGCGGCGAAGACGGTGGAGGCGGGCGACCTGGAGGGGCTGGGGGACGCGATGAACGTCAACCAGGGCCTCCTGAACGCGCTGGGGCTGTCGTCACCAGCGTTGGAGGACATGGTGTTCCGGCTGCGCTCGCTGGGCGCGCTGGGGGCCAAATTCACCGGGGCGGGAGGTGACGGTGGCGCGGTCATCGGCCTATTCCCCGAACCGGAGCCCGTGGTCGCGCAACTGACGCGTGACGGCGTGCGCTGCTTCGCGAGTCAGCTCGCGGGGCCGCGGGTCCAGGGAGACATTCCATGA
- a CDS encoding 2Fe-2S iron-sulfur cluster-binding protein: protein MPKVTFKSPLAEVAVDVPQGTTLLDAAEKGEAQVGHSCGGVCGCSTCHVWIRKGLDSLSEQRDDEMDRLDMGFDVRPYSRLSCQTEVGGEDVTVEITEESLVAFMDENPAIRRKLESEGRWPLKK, encoded by the coding sequence GTGCCCAAGGTCACCTTCAAGAGCCCCCTGGCCGAGGTCGCCGTGGACGTGCCCCAAGGCACCACCCTGCTGGACGCCGCGGAGAAGGGCGAGGCCCAGGTGGGCCACAGCTGCGGCGGCGTGTGCGGGTGCTCCACCTGCCATGTCTGGATCCGCAAGGGTCTGGACTCGCTGAGCGAGCAGCGGGACGACGAGATGGACCGCCTGGACATGGGCTTCGACGTCCGGCCGTACTCCCGCCTGTCGTGTCAGACGGAGGTCGGCGGCGAGGACGTCACGGTGGAGATCACCGAGGAATCGCTGGTCGCCTTCATGGACGAGAACCCGGCCATCCGCCGGAAGCTCGAGTCCGAAGGCCGCTGGCCGCTGAAGAAGTAG
- a CDS encoding hydroxymethylglutaryl-CoA reductase, degradative, with the protein MSDTVTSRLAGFHKLPLEERLARIGQMFRLTEAELDQLRGENGLDLSIANQMIENAVGTFSLPLGLGLNLNVNGRDYLVPMAVEEPSVVAAVSFASKIVRESGGFIAEADASMMIGQVQVSNYGDPGHASEKILDAKDEILALANSFHPAMVARGGGAKDVEVRLLPAPEGPRGEPLLIVHLLIDAQEAMGANLINTMAEGVAPLIEQLTGGRVYLRILSNLADKRLARATCRIPLPLLADFGLPGEVIAEGIAQASRFAEADPYRAATHNKGVMNGIDAVAIATGQDWRSIEAGAHAFACRKGQYRPLSTWYLEEGHLVGRIELPLALGLVGGPIKIHPGAQVALKLMRATSVRELSMVFAAVGLAQNFAALRALGSVGIQKGHMAMHARSVAVTAGARGGDVEKVANLLVKAGHVKVEKAREILASLPPETPVVATLTNG; encoded by the coding sequence ATGTCTGACACCGTGACGTCCCGGCTCGCCGGATTCCACAAGCTGCCCCTGGAGGAGCGCCTGGCGCGCATTGGCCAGATGTTCCGGCTGACCGAGGCGGAGCTGGACCAGCTGCGCGGCGAGAACGGCCTGGACCTGTCGATCGCCAACCAGATGATCGAAAACGCGGTGGGCACGTTCTCCCTGCCGCTGGGCCTGGGCCTCAACCTCAACGTCAACGGGCGCGACTACCTGGTGCCCATGGCCGTGGAGGAGCCGTCCGTCGTGGCGGCGGTGTCGTTCGCGTCGAAGATCGTCCGCGAGTCGGGCGGCTTCATCGCGGAGGCCGACGCGTCGATGATGATCGGCCAGGTGCAGGTCTCCAACTACGGAGACCCCGGCCACGCGTCCGAGAAGATCCTGGATGCGAAGGATGAAATCCTCGCCCTGGCGAACAGCTTCCACCCGGCCATGGTGGCTCGCGGCGGTGGCGCGAAGGACGTGGAGGTGCGCCTGCTGCCCGCGCCGGAAGGACCGCGCGGCGAGCCGCTGCTCATCGTCCACCTGCTCATCGACGCGCAGGAGGCGATGGGGGCGAACCTCATCAACACCATGGCGGAGGGCGTGGCGCCGCTGATCGAGCAGCTGACGGGCGGCCGGGTGTACCTGCGCATCCTGTCGAACCTGGCGGACAAGCGGCTCGCGCGCGCCACGTGCCGCATCCCGCTGCCGCTGCTGGCGGACTTCGGCCTGCCGGGCGAGGTCATCGCCGAGGGCATCGCGCAGGCGAGCCGCTTCGCGGAAGCCGACCCGTACCGCGCCGCCACGCACAACAAGGGCGTGATGAACGGCATCGACGCGGTGGCCATCGCCACGGGGCAGGACTGGCGCTCCATCGAGGCCGGTGCCCACGCGTTCGCGTGCCGCAAGGGGCAGTACCGCCCGCTGTCCACCTGGTACCTGGAGGAGGGGCACCTGGTGGGCCGCATCGAGCTGCCGCTGGCGCTGGGCCTGGTGGGTGGCCCCATCAAGATCCACCCGGGCGCGCAGGTGGCGCTCAAGCTGATGCGCGCGACCAGCGTGCGTGAGCTGTCCATGGTGTTCGCGGCGGTGGGCCTGGCGCAGAACTTCGCGGCGCTGCGGGCCCTGGGCTCCGTGGGCATCCAGAAGGGACACATGGCCATGCACGCACGCAGCGTCGCCGTCACTGCGGGCGCGCGCGGTGGGGACGTGGAGAAGGTGGCCAACCTGCTGGTGAAGGCCGGGCACGTGAAGGTGGAGAAGGCGCGGGAGATCCTCGCGAGCCTTCCCCCGGAGACGCCCGTCGTCGCCACCCTCACCAACGGCTGA
- the mvaD gene encoding diphosphomevalonate decarboxylase, with translation MKATVRAHPNIALVKYWGKRDEALILPHQSSLSLTLAPIHVTTTVEFGAPSDTVELHGHVAKGSERDRVLRLLDAVRVQAGRDLGPAKVVSRGDFPMAAGLASSAAGFAALAVAGRAAAGLPQDTRASSILARRGSGSACRSVQGGFCEWMRGEREDGEDSYAVQRFDAGHWSDLRMVVAILDRGEKEVKSRDGMKNTVETSPYYPAWVKDAEAEVPRARELIAKKDLEALGELCERNAWRMHCTTLSADPPLSYLSPATLGLIQHLREQRKKGVPVWFTLDAGPNPVLLTTAAHEVAAEALARACGAVDVVRCVPGGDATLLTEHLF, from the coding sequence ATGAAGGCAACGGTCCGGGCGCATCCCAACATCGCGCTCGTGAAGTACTGGGGAAAGCGCGACGAGGCGCTCATCCTCCCGCACCAGTCCAGCCTGTCGTTGACGCTGGCCCCCATCCACGTGACGACGACGGTGGAGTTCGGCGCGCCGTCGGACACGGTGGAGCTGCACGGCCACGTGGCCAAGGGCAGCGAGCGAGACCGCGTGCTCCGCCTGTTGGACGCGGTGCGCGTGCAGGCGGGGCGCGACCTGGGTCCCGCGAAGGTGGTGTCGCGCGGGGACTTCCCCATGGCGGCGGGCCTGGCGAGCAGCGCGGCGGGCTTCGCGGCGCTGGCGGTGGCGGGGCGCGCGGCGGCGGGGCTGCCCCAGGACACGCGGGCGTCCAGCATCCTGGCGAGGCGGGGCAGCGGCTCCGCGTGCCGCAGCGTGCAGGGCGGCTTCTGCGAGTGGATGCGCGGTGAGCGCGAGGACGGCGAGGACAGCTACGCCGTGCAGCGCTTCGACGCGGGCCACTGGTCGGACCTGCGCATGGTGGTGGCCATCCTCGACCGCGGCGAGAAAGAGGTGAAGTCGCGGGACGGGATGAAGAACACGGTGGAGACGAGCCCCTACTATCCGGCGTGGGTGAAGGACGCGGAAGCCGAAGTGCCCCGCGCCCGGGAGCTCATCGCGAAGAAGGACCTGGAGGCGCTGGGCGAGCTGTGCGAGCGCAACGCATGGCGCATGCACTGCACGACGCTCTCCGCGGATCCGCCGCTGTCCTACCTGAGTCCGGCGACGCTGGGGCTCATCCAGCACCTGCGCGAGCAGCGCAAGAAGGGCGTGCCGGTGTGGTTCACGCTCGACGCGGGGCCGAACCCGGTGCTGCTGACGACCGCGGCCCACGAGGTCGCGGCGGAGGCCCTGGCCCGCGCCTGCGGAGCCGTGGACGTGGTGCGCTGCGTGCCCGGTGGTGACGCGACGCTGCTCACCGAGCACCTGTTCTGA